The Prevotella melaninogenica genome window below encodes:
- the ahpC gene encoding alkyl hydroperoxide reductase subunit C yields the protein MEPIINAHAPEFTVQAFQDGQFKTVSSKDIEGKWALFFFYPADFTFVCPTELEDLADKYEQLKSLGVEVFSVSTDTHFVHKAWHDASDRIKKIKYTMLADPTGVLSRGFGVYKEDEGLAYRGTFLVNPEGLVKIAEIQDNSIGRNADELVRKVEAALFVASHEGEVCPAKWKQGGETLKPSIDLVGKL from the coding sequence ATGGAACCAATTATTAATGCACACGCACCAGAGTTTACCGTTCAGGCTTTCCAGGACGGACAGTTTAAGACCGTTTCAAGCAAGGATATCGAGGGCAAATGGGCACTCTTCTTCTTCTATCCAGCTGACTTCACTTTCGTATGTCCTACAGAGTTGGAGGATTTGGCTGACAAGTACGAGCAGCTCAAGAGTCTTGGCGTAGAGGTATTCTCAGTAAGTACTGATACTCACTTCGTACACAAGGCATGGCACGATGCTTCTGATAGAATCAAGAAGATTAAGTACACTATGCTTGCTGACCCAACTGGCGTATTGAGCCGTGGCTTCGGTGTATACAAAGAGGACGAGGGTTTAGCTTACCGTGGTACATTCCTCGTAAACCCAGAGGGTCTCGTTAAGATTGCTGAAATCCAAGATAACAGCATCGGTCGTAACGCTGATGAGTTGGTACGTAAGGTTGAAGCTGCGTTGTTCGTTGCTTCTCACGAGGGTGAGGTTTGCCCAGCTAAGTGGAAGCAGGGCGGCGAAACATTGAAGCCAAGCATCGACCTTGTTGGTAAGCTCTAA
- the ahpF gene encoding alkyl hydroperoxide reductase subunit F, giving the protein MLDSSILEQVKGVFASLSSNITLSVTRNSNDENSAEFSSFVEDIASTSDKIKTVYLEGEQFSFSILRNGEETGISFRGIPNGHEFTSLLLAILNSDGQGKNLPDEAIAARIKSLKGEIRLQTYVSLTCTNCPDVVQALNVMALINPNISNEMVDGGLCQDEIQRLNIQGVPSVYVNGEPLHTGRGDLGILLQELEDKVGTDHDENAVQTVREYDVIVLGGGPAGASSAIYSARKGLRVAIVAERIGGQVNDTTGIENLISVTKTTGTQLAADLRTHINEYSIDVFDNRKVVSTNLKEAIKTVSVRGGETFTAPAIVIATGASWRRLGLPDEEKYIGHGEHFCPHCDGPFYKGKDVAVIGGGNSGIEAAIDLAGICRHVTVLEFADAMRADEVLQQKVASLPNVEVFLSTQTTALLGDGQKLSGIRVKDRTNDEEREIALDGVFVQIGLSPNSDAFKDQVEVTPRNEIIVDATNRTSLSGVYAAGDVTTVPYKQITIAMGEGAKAALSAFDDRIRGVI; this is encoded by the coding sequence ATGTTAGATTCAAGCATACTCGAACAGGTGAAGGGCGTCTTTGCTTCGCTCTCATCTAATATAACCCTTAGCGTTACTCGCAATAGTAATGATGAGAACTCAGCAGAGTTTTCGTCTTTCGTAGAGGATATTGCCTCTACTTCTGACAAGATAAAGACAGTTTATCTGGAAGGAGAACAGTTCTCCTTCAGTATTCTTCGCAATGGTGAAGAGACTGGTATCAGCTTCCGTGGTATACCAAATGGTCACGAGTTTACCTCGTTGCTCCTTGCTATTCTTAACTCTGACGGACAGGGTAAGAACCTTCCTGACGAGGCAATAGCTGCACGTATCAAGTCGCTAAAGGGTGAAATCCGCCTTCAGACCTACGTATCACTCACCTGTACAAACTGTCCTGACGTTGTTCAGGCACTCAACGTAATGGCGCTTATCAACCCAAATATTAGCAATGAGATGGTTGATGGCGGTCTTTGTCAGGATGAAATACAACGTTTGAACATACAAGGCGTACCTTCTGTGTACGTTAATGGGGAGCCATTGCACACTGGTCGTGGTGATCTTGGAATCCTTCTGCAGGAGTTGGAGGACAAAGTTGGTACCGATCATGATGAAAATGCGGTGCAAACAGTACGCGAATATGATGTTATCGTACTCGGTGGTGGTCCTGCTGGAGCATCTTCTGCTATCTACTCTGCCCGCAAAGGCTTGCGCGTAGCTATCGTTGCGGAGCGCATTGGAGGACAGGTAAACGACACAACAGGTATCGAGAACCTTATTTCTGTCACAAAGACAACTGGTACACAGCTTGCTGCTGACCTCCGCACCCATATCAATGAATATTCAATAGATGTATTCGACAATCGTAAGGTGGTATCAACCAACTTGAAAGAGGCTATTAAGACTGTTTCTGTTCGTGGTGGTGAGACCTTTACCGCACCTGCTATCGTAATCGCAACAGGTGCAAGCTGGCGCCGTCTTGGTCTGCCAGATGAGGAGAAATACATCGGTCATGGTGAGCATTTCTGCCCTCATTGCGATGGTCCTTTCTACAAAGGTAAGGACGTAGCAGTCATCGGTGGTGGTAACTCTGGTATCGAAGCAGCCATTGACTTGGCTGGTATCTGCCGCCACGTGACCGTACTTGAGTTTGCTGATGCTATGCGTGCTGATGAGGTTCTACAGCAGAAAGTAGCCAGTCTGCCTAATGTTGAGGTGTTCCTTTCTACCCAGACAACAGCCCTCTTGGGTGATGGTCAGAAGCTATCGGGTATCAGAGTGAAGGACCGCACCAATGATGAGGAGCGCGAAATTGCCTTAGATGGTGTCTTTGTTCAGATTGGCTTGTCGCCAAACAGCGATGCTTTCAAGGATCAAGTAGAGGTTACTCCTCGCAATGAGATTATCGTTGATGCAACCAACCGCACAAGTCTGAGTGGCGTATATGCTGCTGGTGACGTTACGACGGTGCCTTACAAACAGATTACA
- a CDS encoding hydrogen peroxide-inducible genes activator: MTLQQLEYVMAVYRLKHFAKAADDCNVTQPTLSSMIQKLEDELGVKIFDRKRQPIQPTQAGMKVIEEAWKVLNRAKKLKQIIDEERQVLTGTFEVGVLPTIAPYLIPRFFPQLMNEHPEMDVRITEMKTEDMRRALRRGDIDAGILARVDGLEEMSCTPLYREQFFGYVAEGDPLFEKEFIRPADLSGEYLWLLDEGHCFRDQLVKFCQLKSAALSKKSYNLGSIETFMRIVEKGKGVTFIPQLALSQLTTEQHRLVRPFAHPVPSREIILMTSPNFIRHTLLHMLAERIKESLPDDLQS, translated from the coding sequence ATGACACTACAACAATTAGAATATGTAATGGCAGTTTATCGGCTCAAGCATTTTGCAAAGGCAGCCGATGACTGCAATGTTACACAGCCTACACTTAGTTCGATGATTCAAAAGTTAGAAGACGAATTAGGTGTGAAAATCTTTGACCGTAAGCGTCAACCGATACAGCCTACACAAGCGGGTATGAAGGTGATTGAGGAGGCTTGGAAGGTGCTTAATCGTGCAAAGAAACTCAAGCAGATAATCGACGAGGAACGGCAGGTGCTGACCGGTACCTTTGAGGTGGGTGTGCTACCGACGATAGCACCTTATCTTATTCCGCGCTTCTTCCCACAGTTGATGAATGAACATCCCGAGATGGATGTGAGGATAACGGAGATGAAAACCGAGGATATGCGCAGGGCACTTCGCAGGGGTGATATAGATGCTGGTATCTTGGCACGTGTCGACGGACTTGAGGAGATGTCGTGTACACCGCTTTATCGTGAACAGTTCTTCGGTTATGTAGCAGAAGGCGACCCATTGTTTGAAAAGGAGTTTATTCGTCCTGCTGACTTGTCGGGAGAGTACTTGTGGTTGCTGGACGAAGGACATTGTTTCCGTGACCAGTTGGTGAAGTTCTGCCAGCTGAAATCGGCTGCGTTAAGCAAGAAGAGTTATAATTTAGGAAGCATAGAGACCTTTATGCGTATCGTAGAGAAGGGTAAGGGAGTAACCTTTATACCCCAGCTTGCACTCTCACAGCTCACAACGGAGCAGCATCGTTTGGTACGTCCTTTCGCCCATCCTGTTCCTTCTCGTGAGATAATACTGATGACATCGCCAAACTTCATTCGTCATACATTGCTCCATATGCTTGCAGAAAGGATTAAAGAGTCCTTACCTGATGATTTACAAAGTTAA
- a CDS encoding HAD family hydrolase, producing MKNFKRTLQLVAVFLFIGAIQLSAQTYKYQKIVGFTDATNAKLEAFLQSTISMNIRKVAVFDCDGTLFGQVPYYLAEEALYEYARRNYAGKKDAKSVEKFKLVDKMIKEDAISRERDRIKFLSGLTPEEVQRIGDDCFHEKYQNKFYPQMKALLANLRNYGFETWVISASPELLYQRFCVEELGFQEDRVIGVKSLVTMGGVVTDQIVFPSPQDEGKAEVIRTFIKTRPLFAAGNSRGDMEMMNTSVGLKLILNPDDKTPQKVMGGKTVKQYWAADPNCITEYTRDVVEGNYNWACDEYNVKQNAATDVSNPAVVIY from the coding sequence ATGAAGAATTTTAAAAGAACCCTTCAACTCGTAGCTGTATTCCTTTTCATTGGTGCAATACAGCTTTCAGCACAGACCTACAAGTATCAGAAGATTGTAGGATTCACTGATGCTACCAACGCAAAACTTGAGGCTTTCCTCCAATCAACTATCTCAATGAACATCCGTAAGGTGGCTGTCTTCGATTGTGACGGAACCCTCTTCGGTCAGGTTCCTTACTATCTTGCAGAGGAAGCGCTCTACGAATATGCTCGTCGCAACTATGCTGGCAAGAAGGATGCTAAGTCTGTTGAGAAGTTCAAGTTAGTTGACAAGATGATAAAAGAGGATGCTATCAGTCGTGAGCGCGACCGTATTAAGTTCCTCAGTGGTCTTACTCCAGAAGAGGTACAGCGCATTGGCGACGATTGTTTCCACGAGAAGTATCAGAATAAGTTCTATCCTCAGATGAAGGCATTGCTTGCCAACCTTCGCAACTATGGTTTCGAGACATGGGTTATCTCTGCTTCTCCAGAGTTACTCTACCAGCGTTTCTGTGTTGAAGAGCTCGGATTCCAAGAAGATCGTGTAATTGGTGTGAAGTCACTCGTCACCATGGGCGGTGTCGTTACTGACCAGATTGTATTCCCTTCACCACAAGACGAGGGTAAGGCTGAGGTTATAAGAACCTTTATCAAGACTCGCCCACTCTTTGCTGCAGGCAACAGTCGCGGCGATATGGAGATGATGAACACTTCAGTGGGTCTGAAACTCATTCTTAATCCTGATGACAAGACACCACAGAAGGTGATGGGTGGCAAGACTGTTAAGCAATATTGGGCAGCTGACCCTAACTGTATTACTGAGTACACACGCGACGTTGTCGAGGGCAACTATAACTGGGCATGTGACGAATACAACGTAAAACAGAATGCTGCTACTGATGTTTCAAACCCTGCTGTAGTCATCTATTAA
- a CDS encoding MIP/aquaporin family protein: MEYSMTTQFFMELLGTLILVLFGDGVCACVTLNKSKGQNSGWIVITIAWGLAVCMGVLVAGPYTGAHLNPAVSAGLAAAGMFPWSSVPIYAAGQMIGGVLGAILVWIFYKDHYDATDNDAAKLGTFCTAPAIRNYKLNFLCEVIATLVLVFIIISFSSKGNCCDPKNFKFGLAALGPIPVTLLIIALGMSLGGPTGYAMNPARDLSPRIAHALCMKGDNDWAYAWVPVLGPMVGGIIAGLCGAALHQL; the protein is encoded by the coding sequence ATGGAATATTCAATGACAACACAGTTCTTCATGGAACTATTAGGAACACTGATTCTGGTGCTTTTCGGAGATGGTGTTTGTGCTTGTGTAACGCTGAACAAGAGTAAAGGACAGAACTCGGGATGGATTGTTATCACCATTGCGTGGGGTCTCGCAGTATGTATGGGTGTGCTTGTTGCAGGTCCTTATACGGGTGCTCACCTTAACCCAGCAGTATCAGCTGGCTTAGCTGCAGCTGGTATGTTCCCTTGGAGTTCAGTACCAATCTATGCTGCTGGACAAATGATTGGCGGTGTCTTAGGTGCTATCCTCGTGTGGATTTTCTACAAAGACCACTACGATGCAACAGACAATGATGCTGCGAAGCTTGGTACATTCTGCACCGCTCCAGCCATCCGCAACTATAAATTGAACTTCCTCTGTGAGGTAATTGCGACATTAGTACTTGTCTTTATCATCATCAGTTTCAGTTCAAAGGGTAACTGCTGTGACCCTAAAAACTTCAAGTTCGGGCTTGCTGCTTTGGGTCCAATCCCTGTTACGCTGCTAATTATTGCACTCGGAATGTCACTCGGTGGTCCAACTGGATATGCTATGAATCCTGCTCGTGACCTATCACCACGTATCGCACATGCGCTTTGCATGAAGGGTGACAATGACTGGGCATACGCGTGGGTACCCGTTCTCGGTCCTATGGTTGGCGGTATTATTGCAGGACTTTGCGGTGCTGCCCTCCACCAATTATAA
- the glpK gene encoding glycerol kinase GlpK yields the protein MEKKFILALDQGTTSSRAIVFDHNGHIKSVAQKEFTQYFPQPGWVEHNPNEIWSSQASVIAEAISAIDINGLDIAGIGITNQRETTIVWDVDTEEPIYNAIVWQDRRTSEFCDELKAQGLTDKIHEKTGLIIDAYFSGTKIKWILDNVPGARKRAEMGKLRFGNVDSWLVWRLTRGEVHVTDVTNASRTMLFNIHDLKWDEELMKLLDIPMSMMPEVKSSSEVYGHTKTTIFAHEVPISGIAGDQQAALFGQMCIEPGSIKNTYGTGCFVMLNTGNKPVMSKNNLLTTIAWKIGNQVVYALEGSIYVGGSVVQWLRDGLGFITSSSEIEDLASTVPDSGGVYFVPALTGLAAPYWDQYARGTIIGITRGTTRAHIARAALDGIAFQTYDIAQAMAKDMNASLTELKVDGGASRNNLLMQTQADLLGIKVVRPRITETTALGAAYLAGLAVGFWKNINDTKNQWQVERCFEPIADSDTVEAAKAGWADAVDRTLTKR from the coding sequence ATGGAGAAGAAATTCATCTTAGCCCTCGATCAAGGAACAACAAGTTCAAGAGCCATCGTCTTTGACCACAACGGACACATAAAGTCTGTAGCACAGAAAGAGTTTACACAGTACTTTCCACAACCTGGATGGGTAGAACATAACCCCAACGAAATATGGTCTTCGCAGGCTTCTGTTATCGCTGAGGCTATCTCTGCCATAGATATTAACGGCCTTGACATCGCAGGTATAGGTATTACTAACCAGCGCGAAACTACGATTGTGTGGGATGTTGACACCGAAGAACCTATCTATAACGCCATTGTATGGCAAGACCGCCGCACTTCAGAGTTCTGTGATGAGTTGAAAGCACAGGGCTTGACGGATAAGATTCATGAGAAAACTGGTCTTATTATTGATGCTTATTTCAGCGGAACAAAGATTAAGTGGATTCTTGATAACGTACCAGGAGCACGCAAACGTGCAGAGATGGGCAAGCTCCGCTTCGGTAATGTAGACTCATGGTTGGTATGGCGATTGACACGAGGAGAGGTACACGTGACCGACGTTACGAATGCTTCTCGTACCATGCTCTTCAATATTCACGATCTAAAATGGGATGAAGAACTGATGAAGTTACTGGATATTCCAATGTCCATGATGCCAGAAGTGAAGTCAAGTTCAGAGGTTTATGGTCATACTAAGACTACTATCTTCGCTCATGAAGTGCCTATCTCTGGTATTGCCGGCGACCAGCAGGCAGCCCTCTTCGGTCAGATGTGTATCGAGCCGGGCTCTATCAAGAATACATACGGTACTGGTTGCTTCGTAATGTTGAACACCGGCAACAAGCCTGTTATGTCTAAGAATAACCTACTGACCACTATTGCGTGGAAGATTGGCAATCAGGTTGTCTACGCTTTGGAGGGTTCTATCTATGTAGGAGGCTCTGTTGTACAGTGGTTGCGTGATGGATTGGGCTTCATCACCTCATCATCAGAGATAGAAGACTTAGCCTCAACCGTGCCAGACAGCGGTGGCGTTTACTTCGTTCCAGCCTTAACAGGCCTTGCAGCTCCCTACTGGGACCAGTATGCTCGTGGTACAATTATTGGCATAACACGTGGAACAACACGTGCACATATCGCCCGTGCTGCCCTTGATGGTATTGCTTTCCAGACTTACGACATTGCTCAAGCAATGGCAAAGGATATGAATGCTTCGCTTACTGAGTTAAAAGTCGATGGTGGTGCATCACGCAATAACCTTTTGATGCAGACTCAAGCAGACCTTCTTGGCATTAAGGTTGTTCGTCCACGTATCACCGAGACAACCGCTTTAGGTGCTGCTTATCTTGCAGGTCTGGCTGTTGGCTTCTGGAAGAATATCAACGATACTAAGAACCAATGGCAGGTTGAACGTTGCTTTGAACCTATTGCTGACAGCGATACTGTCGAAGCAGCTAAAGCAGGTTGGGCTGATGCCGTTGACAGAACACTGACCAAAAGATAA